The Candidatus Bathyarchaeia archaeon DNA segment TAAAGAGGAACCCGACCCACTTGCCTCAGTTGCCCCAATTTCATTTCCTTCTAATGATGAACTATCGCATTCTGGGCAGGTGCCAACTCTTTACAAGTTAAAGGATCCAGAGATGTTTCCTACTGAGAGATGTTTTAAATGTGGTGCAAAGCCTGTCGCTTTTCAAGTGAATTATCCGGACGGGTCGTGGGGGCTATTATGCGCGAAATGTGCAAGTCAACTTTACACGCGCAGCCCATTTTTAACTAGAGAAAATGTAGAGCGGATTTTCAATGCCCTTGCTGAGTTAACTCATTTGAAGAGTTTAGCTCATGAAAGCGAACTAGTGGCGGCTACGGAATTACCATTTGAAGCCGTCATGGCGATACTTGAGCAGCTACAACGCGAGGGCAAGGCTGTTTCAACGGGCAACGGTTTCTGGAAGGTGGTTTAAACGTGACTGAGGCTGAGGAGCGCGATTCTTTTCCGCACGAATGTCTTGAGGCTTCAGGCTCTTCGACGCAGTCTCCTAAATCTCCTCAGCCAATAAGTTGCCCAGAATGTGGTTCTACGAAACTTTATAGAGATGGGCTAAGATACCTCAGCGATGGCTCAAGTGTTCAGCGTTGGCTTTGTAGAAACTGCGGCTACCGCTTCACAGACCCCAACCAAAAAGCCAAAACCGGATGGAGGATTCTTCCATCCGGCTTAAATTCGCGTTCTAGCTTATTCTATTCCTGCCAAGGGAACAATGACCCAGACGGGCGAGGGCCCTCCGCCCTTGAGGCGGTGCAAACCTTGGCCACAGTAGAAAAAGAGAGTGAAAAGCAGGCTGCGGGAGCCACAGAGACAAATACAATTGCAGCGCACATCTTAGATTACGCTTGGAACGCTAAAAAGCGCGGTCTTGCTGAACAAACTATAAAGCAACGTGTATGCAGACTCAAGCAGTTGGTCAAAAGAGGCGCTAATCTCTTAGATCCAGACAGTGTGTTGACGGTTTTAGCTACGAACAACTGGACCGACTCAAACAAACGTGTATTTATAGTAGCCTACAAAAGCTTCGCTAAGACATTTAATATAGCATTTGAACCGCCAAAAACAAGGGTTGAAAGGAAACTGCCTTTCATCCCGACTGAGGAAGAACTGGATCAGTTAATCGCTGGTTGCGGCAAGAAAACAGCAACTTTTCTTCAAGTGCTGAAGGAAACGGGCGCTAGAACTGCTGAGGCATTAAAATTGAAGTGGATCGACATCGATGAAAAATCATGTGTTATCAGAATTAACAACCCAGTTAAGGGAAGTTTGGCTAGAGCTATCAAGGTATCAGCAGAAACAATCGCCATGATTAATGCGTTACCAAAAACAAGCGAATACGTATTCAACACAAACCAGTATACTTTGCGTGCAAATTTCTACGACCAACGCAAAAAGATTGCAAGAAAACTTCAGAACCCACGACTACTGCAGATTCGCCTCCACACTTTTAGACATTGGAAGGCTACCATGGAATATCATAAAACTAAAAACATCAAATGGGTTCAGCAACTTCTTGGGCATAAAAAACTTGAAAACACAGATTTCTATACACAGTTAATAAACTTTGAAAGCGACGAATACCATGTGGCTTACGCCAGAAACTTAGAAGAAGAAAGCAAATTAATAGAAGCTGGCTTCGAATATGTAAGGTATAGCGAGAAAGATGGCGTGGCCATATATCGAAAAAGAAAGTAGACTAGTATAGTTCAGGGCTCCGGTAGTATAGTCCGGTCAAGTATAGCGGCCTCTCGAGCCGCGGACCCGGGTTCAAATCCCGGCCGGAGCACTAAACTCTATCTTGAGGTTTTTTATAGGTCGTATACTAGTCCTGGGATTTTTGGGAACATTTGCGTTTCTCCCACGTGTCTAGCGCTTGCTATCCAGCTGACTAGTCTTTCTATTCCTATTCCGGCGCCTGCGGAAGGTTTTAGTTTTCCTTGTTTAGCCAGATTCAGTAGTAATGCGAAATTTTCTTGTTTGACGTTGTCTCTTTCCATTTTTCTTATTAATTTGTGGTATTCCCATTCTCTTTTTGAGCCAGAAAGCACTTCTCCATACCTTGGCAACAGCAAATCATAGTTGTCCCACTTGCCGTTCTCAAAGTCTTCGAAATCGTAGAATTCGCGGGGAACGTTAGTTATCCATACAGGGTTGGCGATTTCAAGCGTGAGTTGTGTTTCCCAGTTTCTTCCATACTTGTTTTCAAGTTCCTCTCTATCATAAACCTTGAATGGTGTTTCGGGAATCTTTAAACTGTGGTTTCTGTTGAGAAAAGACAATTCAAAACTCAAATTACTTTTCACATTTCTTACCAGCCCAGAAATCATTCTTTCAACAAGGCTTCTCACTTCGCGTGAACTTGCATTTCTGATTTCAAAATCTAACTGTGTAAACTCGTAGGCATGCAATCCACTGTTTGCTCTTTCTATTTTCTCGATTCTCACGTTGGGCGAAAGCACAAATAGTTTTGGCTGGACAAGAGAGCATGCAACAATTTTGTGAACTATCATGCTTTGTGTTGCTCTAACAGTTTTTCCGTAAATCTCTACTTCTACACGCTTCTCGATAGATGCTCCTGGATCTGGCCATAGAGGGTCAGTGGATTTGGAAAATATCACTGGTAGCAGCCACTCGAATCCACTTTTTAGAAATTCGCTGGTGAGATATTCCAGGGTGAAAGTTGTTATTTTGCTGACGTTTTGTTTTCTTTGAATCTCGCTTTGAGAGAGCAACTCTAGAGGCTTTGGTATCTCAACTAGTTTATTCTGAGCTATGGTTATACTTCTTGCGAATGAGGGAGTCCTCTTCATATAATAGCCTCTATACGTCGTTGCTGCAAAATTTGATGCACATTGTTGATTATAAATTTTTTATAAGAAAAATTACACATTTTCCAAAAAAACAAGATTTTTATAGAAAAAAAGTGTAATAATTCCAACATGGAACCCAAACTTGATGAAAAAGATTTAGCAATTCTCGCTTTATTACAGAAAAATTGCAGATTGACCGCGAGAGACATCGCTAGAAAGGTTAATTCACCGATAACGACGGTTTTCGCAAAAATAAAGCGTATGCAAAAGTTAGGCGTAATAAAAGCGTACAAGGCAATTCTAGATTCAAAGAAGCTTGGTAATGCCACAACAGCTTTTATTCTTGTCTCAGTTTCCTACAGAACCAAAAATGATGGAGAACTAATCTCGCAGAGGGAGATTGCGAACGAAATAGTGAAGTTCCCCGAAGTTCAAGAGACTCACATAATCACTGGTGACTGGGATTTACTGATAAAACTTAAGGCTGAAGATGTTGATGCCGTTGGAAAATTTATCATTGATAGACTGAGGTTTATCAAGGGTATAGAGAAGACGCTTACATGCATGGTTTTTGAGACTTGTAAGGAGACAACAGAAATACAAATTAGTGCTAAGAAGAAATCGGACAAATCTTACGAAGAGATAATAAAGAAGCTAAAACGCTAGAAAATGCACGTTCTTGGTTAGTATCTGACGCAAACTCTTCCGCCAAGCTCTTCAACAGTTAACCTTAATTTTTCTATCGCCTTTCGCATTCTATTGTTCACTTCTTTTTGCCAGCCTCGTGAACCGTTCGGAACTTCCACTTCAATTACATATGCGTATTTCTTACTCATAAGTTCCGCCTCCATCTGCCGCGTTATTAAAAAATGCCACTGCAGAGTATATAATGGATGTGAAGTTGAAGTATGAATTCTACGTATTTGTAAGTCAGATTCAGAATCCATCTTCACAAAAGTAAATATGCAAATGCATGGAAAACTTAAGCGTTTATTTTAAGAAAAACTTAATTCCGCAGTTGTCATGTCGATATTGCTGGGAAAAGCTTGGGCAGATTAGCCGAGTTAAAGTTTGCAATGGGAACATCCATATTTCTAGTGGCATTAATATTTGCCGTGTTCTTATCCGCCATAATGCTCATTCTCAACTTTCCATTAATCTACGCAGTGATAGGCACAGTGCTGTTTATTTTGCTTGAATATCTCATCGGACCAGCCATCGTTGCAAGCTCAACCCGCCTACGCTACTTAGAAGCAGGAGAAAATCCATGGCTCGAATCAACAGTGAAAGAGCTTGCAGAAAAAAGCGGAATTCCAATGCCAAAGCTGGCTGTAGTGCCAGAAGACACGCCTAACGCTTTCGTGTTTGGCAGAACCGCAAAAGGTGCCACTCTCGCGGTTCACGAAGGACTCCTAACAAAACTTACCCAAGAAGAAATCAAAGGCGTTATCGGGCACGAGTTGGGTCACATAAAACATAAGGATTACATTGTAATGACCGTTCTTTCGGCAATACCGCTTCTCGCTTATCTCATCGCGAGAGGAACATGGGAAGTAGTGAGGTTCAGCGGCTCATCGTCAAAGAAGAAAGAAGAAGGCAGCATAAAAGCAGCTTTCATCGCAGCGGCAATAGTATCATACATCGTCTACATAATCTCGCTTTTATGCGTGATGCGCCTCAGCAGACTTCGCGAACATTACGCTGACGCCTATTCTGCCTATCTAACAGGTTCACCTAGAAGCCTACAAAGCGCGCTGGCAAAAATCACATATGGCTTGTCGCTTTCTTCAAAACCTCCGTCTGGAGCCAGAGCTTTCTATATAGGCGACCCCGCAATGGCTAGAGAGGAAGTTGATATTGTGATGGAGAAAAAGCAGGAGTATGACCTAGACAAGGATGGAGTGCTTGACGAGAGAGAACTGGAGTTAGCAATGGAAAAAGAAGCCAAATCAGCATGGGCAAGAATAAACACGTGGTTTGCTACCCACCCGCCAACATTTAAACGAATATTGCTTTTGCGTGAAATAGAAGGGGAAATGCAAAGCGGAAAATACACAAGCGACCGCATATATGCCAAAATATAGCAGGGTTAAGGTTGAGCCGTTGCTGTTTGACTGGACAAAACGCGTCTCGGAGTTTTCTTTGGGTTAATCAAATCCTCAACTATTTTGAACTGTCTTTCGTATATGTGGCAATTTTTGCTGTGAAAGATTAGTTTGCCTGTTTGAAGGTTTAAATTTCCTCGTTCATTGATTTCTGACACAAGCGCTTCTGCAAACAACTGAATCCCCGCGATGTTAGCTGGCAAACCGGCATAGGCGTCCCATGACCTAAAATAGCAAGTCAAGTGCAATTGCTCATCAAGTATTTCTGTGTCTATTAAACTCAAACATGGAGGCTCATGTTTCTCGTTTCCAATTTTCTTTTTAATGTCCTCTGGCATTCTTATAACAAGAGTTACTTGCCTATCGTTTCTTTCCTCCAGATATCTTTTAATTGCTTCTTCGACTTGGTCAACTGGTTTTCTGAGCCTAGAGCCGTACGTGTAAGTTTCGTCTTCAATAAGTCCCGACCACAGGTATTTTAGTGCGTACCATTGAACGTATTTCATGTCGCATGGAGCCTTATCATCCACTAAGGGTCGGTTTTCTGGGTGGAGAATTTCTATGCTTACGTTAAGCTTCTTTGTAAGAGAACATTCAGACCCGTACTTAACCTCGAACGTGTCGCCGTTCTTCCATATCTCATTCAACGTTTTATACCAAGCGTCGGGACAGTCGAACGCTTGAATTTTAACGTGTTTCATTAATTTTGAAACCCCCTCTGAACAGTGCCCTCTGCATGCACGCGTTAATCGGTCAGTATAGTTTAAAACGTTATTTATTTCCTTTTAACAGTTCTAAATCTTTTTTGACAAAGTGTATTCCGAAGCTTTTAACAATTTAGCGCGGTATTTTGAAATGCTGATGCGGTTTAAATGGTCAAGTATAAAGTGCGAGTTGTAACAACAAAATATTGGCGTCCGGGAGAGGATTACTTAAGAGAAATAATCCATAATGTCAAGGGAAAGATTGCTGATGGAGATTTTGTTGTTGTTTCGGAAAAGGCAATCTCAACAGCATCAAATAATATTATTGACGAAGGCACTGCTGAGCCAAGCTCCAATGCCAAGTTGATTGCCAAGTTCTGGATGCGCATAGTTTGGGGCTATTTTCTGGGTCGGCTGTGTCGCCTTCGTAGGAGACTAATCCAGCATCTCAGAAACTATCCTTTAGACAGCGGAAGCCGTCACAAACAAGTTGCACTACAATATGCAGGGCTTTTGCAAGCTTTAATGTTTGGTTCGGAAGGCGGCATCGACGGAAGCAACTTACCATACTCGTATGTTAGCCTGCCATTAAACAACGCACAAGAGATAGCACAAAAAATACACTCGCAAATTTGGCTGAACTTGCATAAGAAAGTATCAGTGATAATTGTGGATACTGACAAGACCTACTCGATTATGAATTTTCACTTTACTCCACGCCCAAAACCAATCAAAAGCATCCATTCATTCGGCGGTTTCCTCGCATATGTTGTTGGACGATTTTTAAAGCTCAAGCGAAGAGCCACACCAATAGCTGTGGCTGGATGCAGATTGCCTACGGAAAACGCTTTAGAAATAGCTGAAATTGCGAATCGCGCTAGAGGTTTTGGCGCTGGAAGAACTGTTTGGGACATGGCGGAAAAATTCAAAGCTGGACTAACTGACGTTAGCTGGGAGATGCTTGAGACAGTAAAGCATAAACCCATAGTCATTGTTAGAAGCAAAAGGTGAAAAACTTCATGGAATCAACAATTAAGCAATTAGACGCCTTCTTTAAACCAAAATCCGTCGCAGTTGTCGGAGCAACAAAAAGGATAAACAAGGCTGGGCACGTGATTTTCAAAAATTTTGTTGAAAACAAGAGAAGAGGAGTTTTCGAAGGAGAAGTTTTTCCAGTTAACCCCAACGAGGACTCCATTTTAGGATTCACATGCTACCCCACATTGACGAAAATTCCCGGCAAACTTGATTTGGTCGTGATTGTTGTTCCCGCAAACATTGTTCCAAAAATAATGGAAGACGCAGCATCCAAAAAAGTGAAAGTTGCAGTCATCATCAGTTCAGGATTCAGCGAAATCGGAAACTACGAACTTGAAAACAAAATTGTAGCAACTGCCAAAAAAGCAGGAATACGCGTTCTAGGACCAAACTGCCTCGGAGTTTACGACACAAGAACAGGCGTGGACATGCTGTTTCTGCCAGAAACAAAAATTCTCACAACCGGAGACGAGGTTGTAGCAACTCCAAGACCGTTAAAAGGAGACATCGCAATCGTCACACAAAGCGGCGCCTTCGGCGTTTCAGCACTTGACTATTTAACCGGACGCCAAATCGGAGTCAGCAAGTTTGTAAGTTTCGGCAACAAATGCGACGTAGACGAAGCTGAAATGCTACATTACCTTTTGTATGATGACGAAACCAAAGTTGTTCTGCTGTATGTTGAAGATATAAAATCTGGAAGAGAATTCATCAAAATAGCTAAAAATGTAACAAAGAAAAAGCCAATAGTGGCGCTTAAAGCTGGAAGAACAGAAGCTGGCGCAAGAGCCGCCGCCTCGCACACTGGCGCCATGGCTGGTTCAGACAAAATATATGATGCTGTTTTTGCACAGACTGGAGTCTTAAGAGCAAAGGACATGGAAGAGTTTTTTGACGCGGGAAAAGCATTGGCTATGCAGCCGCCAGCAAATGGAGAAAACGTGGGGATAATCACCGACGCAGGCGGTCCAGGCATAATGGCTGTCGACGAATGCGAATTGAGAGGATTAACGGTTAAACGTTTTTCTGAAAGCACAATTCGAAAGTTTGAACGCTTAAAGGAAGAAGGGAAACTTCCAAAGTTTGCAACCAACTCAAACCCGGTGGACGTGACAGGATCTGCAACTTCGGAGATGTTTGAATATGCAACGGAAATTCTCTTTCAAGACCCAGAAATCCATGGCATAATACTGCTAGGTTTACATCACACTCCCGCCTTGCAGGAAGACTACATTGACAGAGTAGCAAAAGTCGCAAACAAATACGAAAAACCCATAGTCGCATGTGACATCGGAGAGACAGAAATGGCTTTACACACGCGCTTCAGATTTGACAAACTAGGCATTCCCGCTTATCCTTCGCCGGAAGACGCTGCAAGAGCTATGAACGCCTTGGTAAAATATGGACTCTACTTAAAGAAAAGTGGATGCTTACGGGAATATGTGAAAAGTTTTCTGAAAAACAAACAGAAACAGTAGCTTTCAAAGCATTAGATTAACTTCGACCAAGTCGCCATCTTTAAGCTGAAATTTTTCTTTCAAATTTATCGGCGCAATAACTTCAACAACATCATCTGGATAATTTGCGATTTCGGGAATAACAATCGCACATTTCGTTTCACCCATAAAAAAGGCGGGTAAGCATCTTCCACGGCAGAAACCCTTTTCAGGCAGAATCTCTATCGATGCCTTTTTTAGCTGTTTCTTAAAACCAACGTAGCCGTCGAGTAATTTTATGTTTAATGTGCCAACGTAGGGTGTGAAGCCAAGTTTCTCCTCTATTTGCTCTTTCACCCACGGCAAACTAGTGAATCGTGAACCTTCGCCGCTTCCAGAGAAAACCTTCCCTTTAACATTCAGTGTTTTCAGTTTTTTTATCGCATGATTCATTTTTGTTCTTTCAACCAACTCGCAACTTTTCGGAACATGGGGTTAGAAGACATGTCTATGATGGGAACTATTATCTTTTCTTTCGTTTCAATCGTGGATTGATATTTTGGCATCAGTGAATATCCAACAAAGGTCCAATAAACGCGTTTTTCTTCAATTAACGCCTTTGCGGCGATTTCTGTTGAAGCGGGAAGCGGAAAATAAAGAAATACGACACCGTCTGCCCAGTAAAGTCCAGCAGGTTTGCCTCCGGCGATGACGGAAATGAATCTTGCTATGTCGTCTGGGTTTGAGAAGTAGTTGCGTTCCATTATGACTATTTCTTTAAAGGGTTCAAATTTCACATCTACGTTGCCTTCGCTCATTCCTTTTCACCAAATTCTCAACTATTCATTAATGCTGGGATGTTCCCTTTTAATCTTGTCATGTTTCTAGAAAAAGTTATAGAGTAGGCAGTTCCTAAAGCTTGACCAAAAGCAACGAAGAGGAATATGTTTGCCAGAAATTCGAGTAGCGCTCGTAGGCGTCGGCAACAGTGCATCTGCACTCATCCAAGGAGCTCAATACTACAAAAATGCAAAAGAAGACGAAACAGTGCCGGGACTCATGCACGTGAACTTCGGCGGATACCACATTAGAGATGTAAAGTTTGTTGCCGCTTTCGAAGTGAACAAAAACAAAATTGGAAAGGACTTAGCTGAAGCCATATTTACCGAACCGAACTGTGTTGCCAAATTTGCAGACGTGCCCCATTTAGGCGTTAAGGTTTCGCCCGCCCCAATACTAGACGGCGTAGCCGAACACATGAAAGAAACATTCAACATTCACGACGACAGCAAACTCAAACAGACAGACGTGGTAAACGTCCTCAAAGAAGCCAAAGCAGAAATCCTTGTCAACTACTTACCCGTTGGAAGTCGAAACGCCACGCGCTTTTATGCTCAAGCAGCTTTGGATGCTGGATGCGCCTTTGTAAACTGCATACCAGAGTTTATAACTTCAGACCCGGTTTGGAGCAAAAAATTTGAAGAGAAAGGATTACCTGTGGCTGGAGACGACGTGAAAAGCCAGTTGGGTGCAACCATTCTCCACCGTAACTTGGTTAGGTTATGCGTGGATAGGGGAGTGATTGTCGACGAGACTTATCAGCTTAATCTCGGCGGCGACACGGATTTCCAGAACATGACCGTGGAAGAGCGTTTACACACTAAGCGTATAAGCAAAACCGAAGCAGTAACAAGCCTTGTCCCCTACGAGTTGCCAACAAGAATAGGTCCTTCTGACTATGTGCCCTTTCTGGGAAACAAGAAAATATGCTACATTTGGCTTAAAGGCAGAAAATTCGGCGACAGACCCTTAACAATAACAGTCAAGCTAGAAGTAGAAGATTCGCCAAACAGCGCTGGAGTCGTAATCGACGTTATAAGAGCAGCAAAACTTGCATTAGACCGCAAAATCGCCGGTCCACTCATAAGCATATCCTCATACGCTTTTAAGCATCCGCCGATACAAGTGCCAGACCCCATAGCCAAAGAGTGGGTGGAAGAATACATACAAGGAAAAAGAGAACGCTAGCCCTTCTAAGCGTTTTTTCATAAAGTGTTTCGCTTAAGCTTGACGGAATTTTCTTAAACAGATAATACTTCAACGACAAAATCCACCAAGAGACAGTTAATTTTAAAGGCTAAGATGTGACAGAATAACAACTACAAAAAAGGTGAAAAACATGGTAAAAGTAAACGGATACGAAGTGCCAGAAGGACTGTATTACACAAAAGATTTTGAATGGGCCAAAATTGAAGGAGACAAAGTTCGCGTAGGTATAACAGACTACGCACAAAAACAACTAAGAGAAATAGTCTATGCAGAACTGCCAAGCCCTGGGTCAACAACCAAACAAAACGAACCCTACGGCACAGTGGAATCTGTAAAAGCCGTTTCAGATTTAGTCGCACCCATAAGCGGAGAAATCCTCGAAGTAAACGCGGAAGTCCAATCGAAACCAGAGTTGCTAAACGAGGACCCCTACGGAAAAGGCTGGTTGCTAGTGATTAAACCCTCTAACCTCAAAGCGGAATTAGCCAACATAATGGACTTCAACAAAGCTGTCGAATGGCACAAAAGCTTAGCAAAATAGAAGGAAAAAGCAAATGCCGAGACGCATAGTAATAATTGGCGCACATGCCGCAGGCGTCGATGCAGCATCAGCAGCTAGAAAAACCGACCGCACTGCAGAAATAACGCTAATAACCGAGGAAAAACACGCGGGTTACTCACGTTGTGGACTGCCCTTCGTGCTCGCAGGGCACATACCAAGCTTCCAAAACCTAATCGTTTTCCCACCATCCTTCTACCAAATGATGAAACTCAACCTTAAAACCGAAACCAAAGTCACAAAAATTAACGCTGGAAACAAAACCGTCGAAACAGTAGACAAAGCTGGCAAAACTGAAGCTTTACCTTATGACAGTCTAATCCTAGCCACAGGCGCAAACTCCTTCACGCCGCCCATAAGAGGAAAAGAAAAACAGGGCATACATTCCCTAAGAACATTAGAAGACGGAGAAAGAATAGAAGAAGCAATCAGAAACGGAGCCAAAACCGCAGTAGTCATGGGAGCGGGTCTAATCGGTCTCGAAGTGGCAGTAGCTCTCCGAGAAAGAGGCTTAAAAGTCACGGTTGTCGAACTGTTGCCTCAGATTCTCCCAATGATGCTTGATGCAGGCATGGCAAGCATGATTCAAGAAATGCTCCAAACAAAAGGAATAAACATCCTCACCGGAAAAGGCGTTGAGGAATTTCTTGGAACAGAAAAAGTGACAGGCATAATGGCGGGTGGACAACAAATTAACGCAGATTTGTTCGTCAGCGCATTCGGCGTGAGAGCCAACACTCAACTCGCAGTTGACGCTGGCATCGCTTTGGGAGAAACCAAAACAATAAAGACAAACGCGAGAATGGAAACAAACGTCAAAGACATTTACGCAATAGGCGACTGCGCAGAAAGCACCCACATAGTCACACAAAAACCAGCCGTTCAACAACTTGGAACAGTCGCCGTAAGACACGGAAAAGTTGCAGGAATCAACGCCGCCGGAGGCTATGCACTTTTCACTGGAGTTTTAGGCTCGGCTGTAACGAGACTTTACGACACAGAAGCAGGCGTTACTGGATTGACTGAAGCTGCAGCGCAAAGAGCAAGAATTGATGTTGTGACTGGAACAATCACTTCGAAAACGAAAGCAGACTATTACCCGGGTGCAAGATCAATCAAAGTGAAACTTGTCGTCGAAAAAGAATCACAGCGAATAATTGGAGCCCAAATAATCGGCGGAGAAGAAGTAACCCAACGCATAAACGCCATATCCTTCGCAATACAGAAACAAATGACAGTCCGCGAATTAGCCAAAGCAGACACCGCTTATGCACCGCCAGTATGCGAAACTTGGGAACCATTGGTTTTGGCTGCTGAAATGGTACTAATGAAGCTGAAGTAACCGCAAAAAATTAATTAGTTGAATGAGAGTAAACCACGAGTAAATTAAAGGTGATTTAAATGGCAATAAAAGTTGCAATAAACGGATTCGGAAGGATAGGAAGATTACTTTACAGAGCAGCAATAGAAAGAAATGCCAAAATAGACTTCGTAGCTATAAACGACCTAGCTGACGCAAAAACACTTGCACATCTCCTAAAATACGATTCTGTGCATGGAAGATTCAACGCTGATGTCAAAACCAAAGACAACAGCATAATAGTCAACGGAAAAGAGCTAAAAGTATTATCACAGAAAGACCCGGCAATGTTGCCTTGGAAAGACTTAGGTGTCTACTTAGCTGTCGAATCCACGGGCTTGTTCACAGACAGAGATGGTGCTGCAAAACACCTTCAAGCTGGAGCCAAAAAAGTGCTCATATCAGCTCCAGCCACAAACCCAGACATAACAATAGTCTTAGGCGTGAACCACGACAAATACGACCACAACAACCACCACATACTCTCTAACGCCTCATGCACCACCAACTGTGTAGCCCCAGTAACAAAAGTCCTACAGGAAAACTTCGGAGTAAAAGCAGGACTCATGACCACCGCACACGCTTACACAAACGACCAAAGAATCCAAGACCTCGTACACAAAGACCTACGAAGAGCAAGAGCAGGAGCAATAAACATTATACCAACAACAACAGGCGCCGCCAGAGCAGCCGGTTTGGTTCTGCCAGAACTCAAAGGAAGAATAGACGGCATAGCCCTAAGAGTCCCCGTTCCAAACGTTTCAATAGTAGACCTAACAGCAGTTCTTGAGAAAAACGCTACAAAAGAAGAGATTAACGCTGCATTCAAGAAAGCAGCAGAAGGACCATTAAAAGGCATACTGGAATACACTGAAGACCCAATAGTCTCAACAGACGTAAACCACAGCACATACTCAGCAGTCTTCGACGCCCAATCCACAATGGTCGTAGGGGGAAACCTCGCCAAAGTGCTCGCATGGTACGACAACGAATGGGGCTTCTCTTGCCGCATGGTCGAGCTAATCGAACTAGTAGGCAAGAAAGCAGGTTTCTAGCACTTTAAAGGCTTAAATTTTTAAACAAACCTCCTTCCTATTTTTCTGTTCAAGAAAGGTGAAGTGAAATGGTGAAATATCTAACTATAGATGACGTAAAAGTGAAGGACAAAGTC contains these protein-coding regions:
- a CDS encoding M48 family metalloprotease encodes the protein MGRLAELKFAMGTSIFLVALIFAVFLSAIMLILNFPLIYAVIGTVLFILLEYLIGPAIVASSTRLRYLEAGENPWLESTVKELAEKSGIPMPKLAVVPEDTPNAFVFGRTAKGATLAVHEGLLTKLTQEEIKGVIGHELGHIKHKDYIVMTVLSAIPLLAYLIARGTWEVVRFSGSSSKKKEEGSIKAAFIAAAIVSYIVYIISLLCVMRLSRLREHYADAYSAYLTGSPRSLQSALAKITYGLSLSSKPPSGARAFYIGDPAMAREEVDIVMEKKQEYDLDKDGVLDERELELAMEKEAKSAWARINTWFATHPPTFKRILLLREIEGEMQSGKYTSDRIYAKI
- a CDS encoding Lrp/AsnC family transcriptional regulator; the encoded protein is MEPKLDEKDLAILALLQKNCRLTARDIARKVNSPITTVFAKIKRMQKLGVIKAYKAILDSKKLGNATTAFILVSVSYRTKNDGELISQREIANEIVKFPEVQETHIITGDWDLLIKLKAEDVDAVGKFIIDRLRFIKGIEKTLTCMVFETCKETTEIQISAKKKSDKSYEEIIKKLKR
- a CDS encoding CoA-binding protein codes for the protein MESTIKQLDAFFKPKSVAVVGATKRINKAGHVIFKNFVENKRRGVFEGEVFPVNPNEDSILGFTCYPTLTKIPGKLDLVVIVVPANIVPKIMEDAASKKVKVAVIISSGFSEIGNYELENKIVATAKKAGIRVLGPNCLGVYDTRTGVDMLFLPETKILTTGDEVVATPRPLKGDIAIVTQSGAFGVSALDYLTGRQIGVSKFVSFGNKCDVDEAEMLHYLLYDDETKVVLLYVEDIKSGREFIKIAKNVTKKKPIVALKAGRTEAGARAAASHTGAMAGSDKIYDAVFAQTGVLRAKDMEEFFDAGKALAMQPPANGENVGIITDAGGPGIMAVDECELRGLTVKRFSESTIRKFERLKEEGKLPKFATNSNPVDVTGSATSEMFEYATEILFQDPEIHGIILLGLHHTPALQEDYIDRVAKVANKYEKPIVACDIGETEMALHTRFRFDKLGIPAYPSPEDAARAMNALVKYGLYLKKSGCLREYVKSFLKNKQKQ
- a CDS encoding coenzyme F420-0:L-glutamate ligase; this encodes MVKYKVRVVTTKYWRPGEDYLREIIHNVKGKIADGDFVVVSEKAISTASNNIIDEGTAEPSSNAKLIAKFWMRIVWGYFLGRLCRLRRRLIQHLRNYPLDSGSRHKQVALQYAGLLQALMFGSEGGIDGSNLPYSYVSLPLNNAQEIAQKIHSQIWLNLHKKVSVIIVDTDKTYSIMNFHFTPRPKPIKSIHSFGGFLAYVVGRFLKLKRRATPIAVAGCRLPTENALEIAEIANRARGFGAGRTVWDMAEKFKAGLTDVSWEMLETVKHKPIVIVRSKR
- a CDS encoding asparagine synthetase A, encoding MKRTPSFARSITIAQNKLVEIPKPLELLSQSEIQRKQNVSKITTFTLEYLTSEFLKSGFEWLLPVIFSKSTDPLWPDPGASIEKRVEVEIYGKTVRATQSMIVHKIVACSLVQPKLFVLSPNVRIEKIERANSGLHAYEFTQLDFEIRNASSREVRSLVERMISGLVRNVKSNLSFELSFLNRNHSLKIPETPFKVYDREELENKYGRNWETQLTLEIANPVWITNVPREFYDFEDFENGKWDNYDLLLPRYGEVLSGSKREWEYHKLIRKMERDNVKQENFALLLNLAKQGKLKPSAGAGIGIERLVSWIASARHVGETQMFPKIPGLVYDL
- a CDS encoding DUF120 domain-containing protein, yielding MNHAIKKLKTLNVKGKVFSGSGEGSRFTSLPWVKEQIEEKLGFTPYVGTLNIKLLDGYVGFKKQLKKASIEILPEKGFCRGRCLPAFFMGETKCAIVIPEIANYPDDVVEVIAPINLKEKFQLKDGDLVEVNLML
- a CDS encoding tyrosine-type recombinase/integrase yields the protein MTEAEERDSFPHECLEASGSSTQSPKSPQPISCPECGSTKLYRDGLRYLSDGSSVQRWLCRNCGYRFTDPNQKAKTGWRILPSGLNSRSSLFYSCQGNNDPDGRGPSALEAVQTLATVEKESEKQAAGATETNTIAAHILDYAWNAKKRGLAEQTIKQRVCRLKQLVKRGANLLDPDSVLTVLATNNWTDSNKRVFIVAYKSFAKTFNIAFEPPKTRVERKLPFIPTEEELDQLIAGCGKKTATFLQVLKETGARTAEALKLKWIDIDEKSCVIRINNPVKGSLARAIKVSAETIAMINALPKTSEYVFNTNQYTLRANFYDQRKKIARKLQNPRLLQIRLHTFRHWKATMEYHKTKNIKWVQQLLGHKKLENTDFYTQLINFESDEYHVAYARNLEEESKLIEAGFEYVRYSEKDGVAIYRKRK
- a CDS encoding thymidylate synthase, translated to MKHVKIQAFDCPDAWYKTLNEIWKNGDTFEVKYGSECSLTKKLNVSIEILHPENRPLVDDKAPCDMKYVQWYALKYLWSGLIEDETYTYGSRLRKPVDQVEEAIKRYLEERNDRQVTLVIRMPEDIKKKIGNEKHEPPCLSLIDTEILDEQLHLTCYFRSWDAYAGLPANIAGIQLFAEALVSEINERGNLNLQTGKLIFHSKNCHIYERQFKIVEDLINPKKTPRRVLSSQTATAQP